TGGCGACGCTCCACGTCCGGGTCGGGGGCATGCATTGCTCCCTCTGCACCCGGTCGATCCAGCAGGCGCTGCGCCGCCTGGACGGCGTCGACGACGCCCGCGTCAGCCTGGCCCACGAAGAGGTCCTCGTGCGCTACGATCCCGTTCGGGTGCCGGTGGCGACCCTCACGGACACCTTGCGCGACCTGGGTTTTACCGTACGCGATCCCGATCGCAGCGACGTGTTCGCCGAGGAAGAACGAGAGCTGGCGCGAGCCCGGCGCATCGCGGCCGCCACGGGCAGCCTGGTCATCGCGGCGACGGCGCTCATGGTCGCGAGCCGCTGGGGTCAAGTCTCTCCCGACCTTCATGCTGTGATCCCGGGGGCCCAGGCGGTGCTCGCCCTGCTGGCTTCCATAGGCCCGGCGCGCTTCGTGTACCGCAACGCGTGGCAGTCGCTGCGGCGGCGGATCCTCAACCAGGACGTGCTGGCGGCCGCGGCGGCCCTGGCCGGACTCGTTGGCGGAGTCGCCGGGCTGGCCGACCCGCGCTTGCCGGGCGGTGCCTTCTTCGCCGCCACCACCTACATCCTGGCCTTCCACGCCGTGGGGGGTTACGCCTCGGTCCTGGTCCACGTGCGGGCGTCCCAGTCGGTCCGCCGGCTGCTGTCGCTACAGCCCGCAACGGCCCGGCGCCTGGATGAACGCGGCAACGAGGAAGAGGTGCCGGTGGACGAACTCCGCCCGGGGGACCGGGTGCGCATCCGGCCGGGGGAGCGGATCCCGGTCGACGGGCGCATCCTCCACGGTTCCACGGCCGTTGACGAACGCCTGGTCACCGGCGAGCCGGTCCCCCGCGACTGCCGGCCAGGCGACGAAGTCGTCGGGGGCTCCATCAACCTGACAGGCGGGATCGAGGTGGAGGTGACCCGCACCGGCGACGAGTCGTTCCTGCACCGGGTAGCGCGCCAGGTGGCCGAAGCCCGAGCTATGAAGCCGGGGATCCTGCGCCTGGTGGACCGGGTGCTCCTGGTCTACGTGCCGGTGATCTTCGCCCTGGCCGCCGCTGGCACGCTGTTCTGGCTGCTCGTACCGTGGCTGGCCGGCGGGCGACCGGACGGGGTACGGGCCACCTATACCGCCCTAGGCGTGCTGGTCATGGGGTATCCGTGTGCCCTGGGCATGGCGACGCCCCTGGCCATCGTCCGGGCGAGCGGCGAGGCCGCGGCCCGCGGAATCCTCATGCGCTCCGGCGAGGCCTTTCAGGTCTTCCGCCTAGTGGACACGGTGGTGTTCGACAAGACGGGAACCTTGACGGAAGGCAAACCCCAGGTGGTGGCCGTGGCGGCGGCGAAGGGGTTCATGCTGGTCCAACCCGGAGCTTCCGCACCGGGTGACCCGGAAGCGCAGGTGCTCACCCTGGCCGCTGCCGCCGAACGCCTCTCCGAGCATCCTTTGGGCCGGGCCATCGTCGACGCCGCCACCGGGCGGGGGTCGGAACTCCCCGAGGCCGAAGCCCTCCGGGCCGAACCGGGGCGGGGCATCGTCGCCCGGGTGGACGGACACCAGATCCTGGTCGGCAACCAG
The sequence above is drawn from the Thermaerobacter sp. FW80 genome and encodes:
- a CDS encoding cation-translocating P-type ATPase — its product is MATLHVRVGGMHCSLCTRSIQQALRRLDGVDDARVSLAHEEVLVRYDPVRVPVATLTDTLRDLGFTVRDPDRSDVFAEEERELARARRIAAATGSLVIAATALMVASRWGQVSPDLHAVIPGAQAVLALLASIGPARFVYRNAWQSLRRRILNQDVLAAAAALAGLVGGVAGLADPRLPGGAFFAATTYILAFHAVGGYASVLVHVRASQSVRRLLSLQPATARRLDERGNEEEVPVDELRPGDRVRIRPGERIPVDGRILHGSTAVDERLVTGEPVPRDCRPGDEVVGGSINLTGGIEVEVTRTGDESFLHRVARQVAEARAMKPGILRLVDRVLLVYVPVIFALAAAGTLFWLLVPWLAGGRPDGVRATYTALGVLVMGYPCALGMATPLAIVRASGEAAARGILMRSGEAFQVFRLVDTVVFDKTGTLTEGKPQVVAVAAAKGFMLVQPGASAPGDPEAQVLTLAAAAERLSEHPLGRAIVDAATGRGSELPEAEALRAEPGRGIVARVDGHQILVGNQRLLHEQGIRQDEAMARWVDHQHELGRTVVYVAVDGQLAGAIALADRPREDAAAAVAALRRQGLQTVIASGDHEGAVAATARELGVDAFHARLLPEDKRRLVLQLQREGRKVAFVGDGINDAPSLMQADVGIAVGAGTDIAIESADVVLPARRLPAVAEARALATASYGLTLRNVLLALAVNATGVLASLSGRVHPMWAMLAMAVSLTLVLGHTLATRLPVTAESTDASEVRQ